A DNA window from Maribellus comscasis contains the following coding sequences:
- a CDS encoding PorP/SprF family type IX secretion system membrane protein gives MKKIISFLFLVFVLNLASYSQQDPQYTNYMYYKLGVNPGYAGAENAISGLLLNRYQWEGFKGAPKTLVFSMDAAIKPFGSEGGIGLNIISDQLGYEKNTSVNFSYAYKTTVNFGELGIGLSMGLMTKGYNGEWSTGENSGLSSDIYTDPSSDPAIPQGEVSQMALDMGFGLYLSSNNYFLGVSATHLNQAEIKFSDQATTFLARHYYLMGGYNIKLADPLFELQPTALLKTDLAGWQFDVTGRIVYDEKFWGGISYRLNDAVSLLMGLEMLNGLKIGYSFDLVTSAIGYYGFASHEFFVTYSIDLEKNRNQKYKSIRFL, from the coding sequence ATGAAAAAAATAATTTCTTTTTTATTTTTAGTATTTGTGTTAAATTTAGCGTCTTATAGTCAGCAAGATCCGCAATACACCAATTATATGTACTATAAATTGGGAGTTAATCCGGGTTATGCCGGAGCAGAGAATGCGATAAGTGGACTTTTGTTAAACCGATATCAGTGGGAGGGTTTTAAAGGTGCTCCCAAAACGCTGGTTTTTAGTATGGACGCAGCAATAAAGCCATTTGGTTCGGAAGGCGGAATAGGTTTAAATATTATAAGCGATCAGCTTGGTTACGAAAAAAATACTTCGGTAAACTTTAGCTACGCTTACAAGACGACGGTTAATTTTGGTGAATTGGGAATAGGACTATCAATGGGATTAATGACTAAAGGATATAACGGGGAATGGAGTACGGGCGAAAATAGCGGACTTTCGTCTGATATTTATACTGATCCAAGTTCTGACCCTGCTATTCCGCAGGGGGAAGTTAGCCAAATGGCGCTGGATATGGGATTTGGACTTTACCTTTCATCCAATAATTATTTTCTTGGAGTATCGGCAACACACCTAAACCAGGCTGAAATTAAATTTTCAGATCAGGCAACTACCTTCCTTGCAAGACATTATTATTTAATGGGAGGATACAATATAAAATTAGCTGACCCGTTATTTGAATTGCAACCCACTGCTTTGTTAAAAACCGACCTGGCCGGGTGGCAGTTTGATGTAACAGGCAGAATTGTTTATGATGAAAAATTTTGGGGAGGGATTTCTTACCGTTTAAACGACGCAGTTTCGTTGTTAATGGGTTTGGAAATGCTGAACGGACTAAAAATAGGATATTCTTTCGATCTGGTAACATCAGCGATAGGATATTACGGTTTTGCATCACACGAGTTTTTTGTGACGTATTCTATTGATTTAGAGAAAAACCGAAACCAAAAATATAAGAGTATAAGATTTTTATAG
- a CDS encoding SUMF1/EgtB/PvdO family nonheme iron enzyme, giving the protein MKKLLYFGIVLLSILTFTSCNQSGGNGELVGVQNRGKWSESQPHGMVYVRRGSFNIGPSDQDPSKTMLPTKTVSQEAFWMDDTEITNSEYRQFTNWVKDSIARRMLGDQYPEFLITEDREGNPIDPPGINWRERIDWEDPDMQMAMQDLYIPENERFFGRKEIDTRKLLYEYWWIDIQQAAKRSNSYNFENQRYEGNVYNAEGELVPIENRSSFIMQDEAYIYPDTLCWIRDFTYSFNEPWATRYFWHPGFAEYPVVGVTWEQARAFCSWRTKIQTTYLNSRGEPELQAYRLPSEVEWEYAARGGKTYSMYPWGGYYARDEEGVFLANFKPLRGNYVEDGGIGAMKVGSYEPNEYGLYDMSGNVAEWTETAYDEAGYQYFSDINPSFTYNARPDDPPVMKRKVIRGGSWKDIAHYIQVSTRTYEYQDTTKSFIGFRCVRSTFGDEFN; this is encoded by the coding sequence ATGAAAAAACTTCTTTATTTCGGAATTGTACTTTTGAGCATTTTAACATTTACAAGTTGTAACCAATCCGGGGGAAATGGTGAATTGGTTGGAGTACAAAACAGGGGCAAGTGGAGTGAATCTCAACCTCACGGTATGGTGTATGTCAGAAGGGGCAGTTTCAATATAGGTCCAAGCGATCAGGATCCCAGTAAAACAATGCTCCCAACTAAAACAGTATCTCAGGAGGCATTTTGGATGGATGATACCGAAATTACAAATTCTGAATACAGGCAATTTACCAATTGGGTAAAAGATTCAATTGCACGTAGAATGTTAGGAGATCAGTACCCCGAATTTTTAATCACAGAAGATAGGGAAGGAAATCCCATTGACCCTCCGGGAATAAACTGGAGAGAAAGAATTGATTGGGAAGATCCCGATATGCAAATGGCGATGCAAGACCTTTATATACCTGAAAATGAAAGATTTTTTGGAAGAAAGGAAATAGACACAAGAAAGTTGCTTTATGAATATTGGTGGATCGACATTCAACAGGCAGCCAAACGCTCAAATAGTTATAACTTTGAAAATCAGCGCTATGAAGGAAATGTTTATAATGCTGAAGGAGAACTGGTTCCTATTGAAAACCGTTCTTCATTCATCATGCAGGATGAAGCCTATATTTATCCGGACACACTGTGCTGGATTAGAGACTTTACATATTCGTTTAACGAACCATGGGCTACCCGGTATTTCTGGCATCCGGGATTTGCTGAATACCCTGTTGTAGGTGTAACCTGGGAACAGGCACGTGCGTTTTGCAGTTGGAGAACAAAAATTCAAACCACCTACTTAAACTCAAGAGGAGAACCAGAACTGCAGGCCTACCGTTTGCCTTCTGAAGTTGAATGGGAGTATGCTGCCAGGGGCGGAAAAACATATTCTATGTATCCCTGGGGCGGATATTATGCGAGGGATGAAGAAGGTGTATTCCTGGCCAATTTTAAGCCGCTTCGTGGAAATTATGTTGAGGATGGTGGAATCGGGGCAATGAAAGTAGGCAGTTATGAACCGAATGAATACGGCCTTTATGATATGTCAGGGAATGTAGCCGAATGGACAGAAACAGCATACGATGAAGCCGGATACCAATATTTTAGCGATATAAATCCTTCGTTCACATATAATGCAAGACCTGATGATCCCCCTGTTATGAAGAGAAAAGTAATTCGTGGAGGATCGTGGAAAGATATTGCACATTATATTCAAGTATCAACAAGAACTTACGAATATCAGGATACGACGAAATCTTTTATAGGATTCCGATGTGTACGTTCAACTTTCGGAGACGAATTCAACTAA
- the gldL gene encoding gliding motility protein GldL, with product MNLGEIFKTKRWKTFMGYVYGWGASIVMLGALFKLQHWNHSGLFLTIGLITEAFIFFLSAFEPPLEMPEWSKVYPELREDYEIMDMDEISPRNKKGIDELFSSSELTPELLDKVGKGLNELSNTARGISDISAATLATDLYVKNIGSASESMGTFAEINNKANETINRSVGNLAESYVNTAKQLSESGKSAISVMQRTGEQFSSQLADAGKNLANSFEMASSSITSGLNTIGEGSKQYSGNLQKLNQNINELNKNFEAQLTDTKSQMVASQKFNNDLTQMNEILASSVDELKKYKDNAEQLNKNLEALNTIYGNMLGAMSYKK from the coding sequence ATGAACCTGGGAGAAATTTTTAAGACTAAGCGTTGGAAAACATTCATGGGATACGTTTACGGATGGGGAGCATCCATAGTTATGCTTGGAGCACTTTTTAAACTCCAGCACTGGAATCATTCCGGACTTTTTCTGACTATCGGCTTGATAACGGAAGCATTTATTTTCTTTTTATCAGCTTTCGAACCACCTTTGGAAATGCCTGAATGGAGCAAGGTTTATCCTGAATTAAGAGAGGATTATGAAATTATGGATATGGACGAAATAAGTCCAAGAAATAAGAAAGGTATTGATGAATTGTTTTCAAGTTCAGAGCTTACTCCTGAGCTGTTGGACAAAGTGGGAAAAGGTTTAAATGAGTTAAGTAATACTGCAAGAGGAATCAGCGATATCTCAGCGGCTACCCTGGCAACCGACCTATATGTTAAAAACATCGGTTCGGCGTCTGAATCAATGGGTACATTTGCGGAAATTAACAACAAAGCCAACGAGACCATAAACAGATCGGTAGGAAATCTTGCGGAATCCTACGTTAATACAGCAAAACAGTTGTCAGAATCAGGGAAAAGTGCAATATCTGTTATGCAACGAACCGGCGAACAGTTCTCGTCTCAACTTGCCGATGCAGGAAAAAACCTGGCAAACTCATTTGAAATGGCATCTAGTTCCATTACCAGTGGGTTAAATACCATTGGAGAAGGTTCAAAACAGTATTCCGGCAATCTCCAGAAACTAAATCAAAATATTAATGAACTGAACAAAAATTTTGAGGCGCAGTTAACCGACACTAAATCTCAAATGGTTGCGAGCCAAAAGTTCAATAACGATCTAACTCAAATGAATGAGATTCTGGCATCTTCTGTTGATGAATTAAAAAAATATAAAGATAACGCAGAACAATTGAATAAGAACCTGGAGGCCTTGAATACAATTTATGGCAACATGCTGGGAGCAATGAGTTATAAAAAATAA
- the gldM gene encoding gliding motility protein GldM, which yields MGAKNCPETPRQKMINMMYIVLTAMLALNVAAEVLEAFKVVDSSLMQTMKAVDMQNAQVYSSFEQAFIENPTKTEEWKNKADVIRDDTKALISYISQLKEELVKASGSEQVNEENPYSVDGFYLYTESGDTLQLKNEQDLNVPSEMMITQKKGEELKFEIENYRETLVGMLSEDDEELRETILQELETADPPVDLAEGGESKSWESEHFEDKPIVAVLTLLSKIQIDVKNSEANLIKYLYAQIDAGSFKFNKLAAQVIPTSNVVLQGDKYAAEVFLAAEDTTQQPEIFINGRQVPVVDGKATYTVNATEVGEFSWGGLIKYKTPAGVIQNYRFEQEYQVTAPSVTMSATKMNVFYRGLENPFDIGGSGIPKENLEVTMTNGRVSKNGDAYVIEPTDLDEMGRRTKVTVYANIGGTRRLVGTSDWRVKSVPDPVAQIAGRSSGDIRKEELVVQQGVMAELIDFDFEFRYTVTEFTVETTGAGGYTNRYPSSSNRFTQEQLNEFKRLNPQSWVHITNIKAVGENGESRDLNSISFKII from the coding sequence ATGGGTGCAAAAAATTGTCCGGAAACCCCGAGGCAAAAAATGATAAACATGATGTACATTGTCCTAACGGCAATGTTGGCATTAAATGTAGCCGCAGAAGTATTGGAGGCATTTAAGGTTGTGGATTCAAGCCTGATGCAGACAATGAAAGCTGTAGATATGCAAAATGCCCAGGTTTATTCGTCTTTTGAGCAAGCATTTATCGAAAATCCAACAAAAACAGAGGAGTGGAAAAACAAGGCCGATGTCATTCGAGATGATACAAAAGCCTTAATTTCATACATTTCTCAGTTAAAAGAGGAATTGGTAAAAGCTTCAGGGAGTGAACAGGTTAACGAAGAAAATCCATACTCTGTTGATGGTTTTTATCTTTATACAGAAAGTGGAGATACGCTACAGTTAAAAAATGAACAGGATTTGAATGTTCCTTCTGAAATGATGATAACCCAAAAAAAAGGCGAAGAATTAAAATTTGAAATCGAAAATTACAGGGAAACATTGGTTGGAATGCTTTCGGAAGATGATGAAGAATTGAGAGAAACAATTCTTCAGGAGCTGGAAACCGCAGATCCTCCTGTCGATTTAGCGGAAGGAGGAGAAAGCAAATCATGGGAATCTGAACACTTTGAGGATAAACCAATTGTTGCAGTTTTAACTTTACTTTCCAAAATTCAAATCGACGTAAAAAACTCCGAGGCCAACCTCATCAAATACCTTTATGCACAAATTGATGCTGGTTCATTCAAATTTAATAAACTGGCAGCTCAGGTTATTCCAACTTCAAATGTAGTTTTGCAAGGAGACAAATATGCAGCTGAAGTTTTTCTGGCCGCAGAAGACACAACTCAGCAACCTGAAATATTTATCAATGGCAGACAAGTGCCGGTGGTTGACGGAAAAGCTACTTATACAGTAAATGCAACCGAAGTTGGTGAATTTAGCTGGGGTGGGTTAATAAAATATAAAACACCTGCGGGCGTAATTCAAAATTACCGTTTTGAACAGGAATATCAGGTTACAGCTCCGAGTGTTACTATGTCAGCTACAAAAATGAACGTATTTTACCGCGGGCTTGAAAATCCATTTGATATTGGAGGCAGCGGAATTCCAAAAGAAAACCTCGAGGTTACTATGACTAACGGTAGGGTCAGTAAAAATGGTGATGCATACGTTATTGAACCCACTGATTTGGATGAAATGGGAAGACGTACAAAAGTTACTGTATACGCGAATATTGGTGGAACACGAAGATTGGTTGGAACATCTGACTGGAGGGTAAAATCTGTTCCTGATCCGGTAGCCCAAATTGCCGGCCGTTCAAGTGGCGACATTCGAAAAGAAGAACTTGTTGTTCAGCAGGGAGTTATGGCCGAATTAATTGATTTTGATTTTGAATTTAGATATACAGTTACCGAGTTTACTGTCGAAACTACTGGTGCCGGGGGATACACAAACCGATATCCATCAAGTTCAAATCGTTTTACACAGGAACAATTAAATGAATTCAAAAGGTTAAACCCACAAAGTTGGGTTCATATTACAAATATTAAGGCAGTTGGAGAAAACGGTGAATCAAGGGATCTCAATTCAATTTCCTTTAAAATTATTTAA